From a single Xyrauchen texanus isolate HMW12.3.18 chromosome 26, RBS_HiC_50CHRs, whole genome shotgun sequence genomic region:
- the cks1b gene encoding cyclin-dependent kinases regulatory subunit 1, which produces MSHKQIFYSDKYDDEKFEYRHVMLPKDIAKKVPKTHLMSETEWRNLGVQQSQGWVHYMIHQPEPHILLFRRPLPTAQS; this is translated from the exons ATGTCCCACAAACAGATTTTTTACTCTGACAAATATGACGACGAAAAATTCGAGTACAG gcaTGTCATGCTTCCTAAGGACATTGCTAAAAAAGTTCCAAAGACCCATCTAATGTCAGAGACAGAATGGAGGAACCTTGGTGTTCAGCAGAGTCAAGGATGGGTACATTACATGATTCATCAACCTG AACCACATATTTTGCTCTTCCGGCGTCCTCTGCCTACAGCCCAATCCTAG